From the Vicia villosa cultivar HV-30 ecotype Madison, WI unplaced genomic scaffold, Vvil1.0 ctg.000756F_1_1, whole genome shotgun sequence genome, one window contains:
- the LOC131630979 gene encoding O-fucosyltransferase 29-like yields the protein MGVVKSWLLSMNHTHPNTKHVFCSRSIPWSLICGFMLFGLGLISLLTGHVVSHVEWYSQRFVHRSFFSSSDGHAPIDIWKSQYSKYYYGCKERGRNFSPAIRERKSNGYLLIAASGGLNQQRTGITDAVVVARILNATLVVPELDHNSFWKDDSDFANIFDVNWFITYLAKDVTIVKRVPDKIMRSMEKPPYTMRVPRKSDPEYYLDQALPILLRRRVLQLTKFDYRLANDLDDELQKLRCRVNYHALRFTKPIRKIGQKIVMRMQKMATRYIAVHLRFEPDMLAFSGCYFGGGEKEKQELGEIRKRWTTLPDLSPDEERKRGKCPLTPHEVGLMLRALGFTNDTYLYVASGEIYGGDETMQPLRELFPNVYTKEMLVEDELKPFLSFSSRLAAIDYIVCEESNVFVANNNGNMAKILAGQRRYMGHKRTIRPNAKKLSALLMSRHEMDWETFSGKVKACQRGFMGEPDEMKPGREFHEYPSACVCEKPFIDKLSEDGIHPPKLALRNMTTGADSEMNSGNEENFELPKPSEIT from the exons ATGGGTGTGGTGAAGTCGTGGTTGTTATCGATGAACCACACTCACCCTAACACCAAACACGTCTTCTGTTCGAGATCCATCCCTTGGTCCCTCATTTGCGGCTTCATGCTTTTCGGTTTGGGTTTAATTTCCCTCTTAACAGGTCACGTTGTTTCTCACGTTGAGTGGTACTCTCAACGATTCGTTCACcgctctttcttttcttcatcg GATGGTCACGCGCCAATTGATATTTGGAAATCACAATATTCTAAATACTACTATGGATGTAAAGAAAGGGGACGGAATTTTTCGC CTGCTATACGTGAGCGCAAGTCAAATGGCTACTTGCTTATTGCAGCAAGTGGAGGACTGAACCAACAAAGAACCGGG ATAACTGACGCTGTTGTCGTTGCCCGAATTCTTAATGCTACGCTAGTTGTACCTGAATTAGATCATAATTCTTTTTGGAAAGATGACAG tGACTTTGCCAATATTTTCGATGTTAATTGGTTCATTACTTATCTTGCAAAAGATGTTACTATTGTTAAAAGAGTTCCTGATAAGATCATGCGATCAATGGAGAAACCCCCTTATACGATGCGTGTCCCTAGGAAATCAGATCCTGAATATTATCTTGACCAAGCTTTGCCAATACTCTTGAGACGACGG GTTCTTCAATTGACAAAGTTTGACTATAGACTTGCCAATGACCTCGATGATGAGCTACAAAAACTTCGTTGCCGAGTTAATTATCATGCTTTGAGATTTACAAAACCTATACGGAAAATTGGTCAAAAAATTGTAATGAGAATGCAAAAAATGGCAACCCGTTACATAGCAGTTCATTTGAG GTTTGAGCCAGATATGCTGGCATTTTCAGGTTGTTATTTTGGTGggggtgaaaaagaaaaacaagagcTTGGTGAAATCAGAAAAAGATGGACAACACTGCCT GATTTGAGCCCTGATGAAGAGCGAAAGCGTGGGAAATGTCCTCTTACTCCTCACGAAGTGGGTTTGATGCTGCGAGCACTTGGTTTTACAAATGACACATACTTATATGTTGCGTCTGGGGAAATATATGGCGGGGATGAAACCATGCAACCTCTTAGAGAACTTTTTCCCAACGTCTATACAAAGGAGATGCTTGTTGAAGACGAGCTGAAaccttttctttcattttcttcccGCCTTGCTGCTATCGATTACATTGTTTGTGAAGAAAGTAATGTATTTGTTGCTAACAACAATGGTAACATGGCCAAGATTCTTGCTGGTCAAAG ACGATACATGGGTCACAAAAGAACCATTAGACCAAATGCAAAGAAGCTTAGCGCGTTGCTCATGTCAAGGCATGAGATGGACTGGGAAACGTTTTCCGGAAAGGTGAAGGCATGTCAGAGGGGATTCATGGGAGAGCCAGACGAGATGAAACCTGGACGAGAGTTTCATGAATATCCAAGCGCTTGTGTCTGTGAGAAACCGTTTATAGATAAACTGAGTGAAGATGGAATTCACCCGCCTAAACTCGCGTTGAGAAATATGACAACGGGGGCTGACTCTGAAATGAATAGCGGAAATGAAGAAAATTTTGAGCTACCAAAGCCTAGTGAGATAACATGA